A single genomic interval of Armigeres subalbatus isolate Guangzhou_Male chromosome 1, GZ_Asu_2, whole genome shotgun sequence harbors:
- the LOC134216535 gene encoding enhancer of rudimentary homolog: protein MSHTILLVQPGRNPETRTYSDYESVNECMEGVCKIYEEHLKRRNPNTPTITYDISQLFDFVDQLADLSCLVYQKSTNTYAPYNKEWIKEKIYVLLRQAAGTTD, encoded by the exons ATGTCGCATACCATTCTGCTGGTGCAGCCGGGTCGTAATCCGGAGACGAGGACCTACAGTGACTACGAGAGCGTCAACGAGTGTATGGAAGGGGTTTGCAAAatctacgaggaacatttgaaacGGCGCAATCCGAACACACCGACGATCACGTACGACATCAGCCAGTTGTTCGATTTTGTCGATCAG TTAGCGGATCTGAGTTGCCTCGTATATCAAAAGTCTACCAATACGTACGCCCCGTACAACAAGGAATGGATCAAGGAGAAGATATACGTCCTGTTACGGCAAGCGGCAGGTACCACGGACTAG